Below is a window of Streptomyces sp. NBC_00223 DNA.
CAGAGCGTGGCCGGGATGCGCAGAAGCATCTTGACGTGGTCGTCCTCGCGCCCGTCCTCTTCCCAGCCCTGACGGACGTAGAAGGCGCGGGCGCGGGCGTTGGGGGCGAAGACCTCAAGGCGGGCGGTGGTGAGCTTGGCGGCGTGCCACACCGCGACGCATCCCCGGTGCAGCGCCGTACCGGTGCCGGTGCGCCACACCTCGGGGTCGATGTGGAAGTGCATCAGCTTGTCCCCGTCGAACCTGGCCCCGACCACGGCGAAGCCGACGACGTGATCGCGGCGGGTGGCGCAGAGCACGGTGTACTCGCGCGAGAGGATCGCCCGCTCGGTCCCCTGCCGCTGGCGTTCCAGCTCCTCGGGGCCGCCGTACGCCTCGGTCGCCAGATGACCCCTGTAGTACGTCGCCCGCGCGCGGGCATGGACATCACAAATGGCGTCCAGGTCCTCGATGACGGCAGGTCTGATCACGACGTGCTGGGTGCTCATGGGTACATGGACGCGCGGCGTGCCGGGTTGGTTCCCGTCCGTGGGCGCGTCGGGGCAAACGTGTCCGAGAACACCCGTCCGGGTGTCCGCCCGGCCGGAACCGACCCTACGCAGCGGCCGTTCCCGCGGCCACGCCCACGCCCGAAGGACCCCGTCACGCGTCGGGCCGGCCCCGGGGACAAGGTCCGGGTCCGGCCCGACGGGCGGTACGGCCGGGGTCAGCCGGCCGCCCGGAACACCGCCACCGTGCGGGGAGGCACGGTGAAGGTGCCGGTGGACGGCGCGAACGCGGCGGATCTGACCACCGGGTCGGCACCGCGCGCCTGGACGGGATGCAGGGCGTACCGGGCACCCGCGAGGGACCCGACACGCTGCTTCCGCGTGTCCGGGGTGGCGTTGAAGACGACGACAAGGTCGCCGGTCTTCAAGGTGATCACCCCGGGCGTCTCGCCGGTCCCGGACAGCGGGAAGGACAGTTCACGCCGCACCTGCGCCGCCGTGCCGAGGTGGAAGGCGGGCTCGGCAGTGCGGATGCGCAGCAGATCCTGGTACGCGGCCGAGGCGGCGTTGATCCGCGCGCAGCCGGGGGTGAGCGCCGGGTTGGTCAACAGGG
It encodes the following:
- a CDS encoding GNAT family N-acetyltransferase → MSTQHVVIRPAVIEDLDAICDVHARARATYYRGHLATEAYGGPEELERQRQGTERAILSREYTVLCATRRDHVVGFAVVGARFDGDKLMHFHIDPEVWRTGTGTALHRGCVAVWHAAKLTTARLEVFAPNARARAFYVRQGWEEDGREDDHVKMLLRIPATL